From the genome of Thermogutta terrifontis, one region includes:
- a CDS encoding ExeA family protein: protein MYTAFWKLREQPFRNEFRPSFYFPSGSHQAALLKLRYAVEQRQASALLVGPAGTGKSFIVELLAASLPESYQPIVRKTALLDDAEAFLIDLAEELGSPPRGSGYAAFRYLEETLSKNRSANRHGILVIDNVHVFQHHKNWDVLRNLMTIALDGQPAWTVILLGHPLVLPILEQLPHVEELLAIKSFLRPLTLEETRDYVEHCLRQAGATGAIFTPEALEQVADLSGGIPRRINRLCDLALLVAYAEKSTRVHAHHVEAVFEELCGIPAQ, encoded by the coding sequence ATGTACACAGCCTTCTGGAAACTTCGCGAACAGCCCTTTCGGAACGAGTTCCGCCCGTCGTTTTATTTCCCGAGCGGGTCCCATCAGGCGGCTCTTTTGAAACTTCGCTACGCCGTGGAACAACGTCAGGCCAGCGCTCTCCTAGTTGGTCCGGCTGGAACCGGTAAATCGTTCATCGTGGAACTGCTCGCGGCGTCGCTTCCTGAATCCTATCAGCCCATTGTCCGCAAGACGGCCCTTTTGGACGACGCAGAAGCGTTTCTCATAGACTTGGCTGAAGAGCTGGGATCTCCACCGCGTGGATCGGGATACGCAGCTTTCCGCTATCTTGAAGAAACGCTCAGCAAGAACCGGAGCGCGAATCGCCACGGAATTCTCGTGATCGACAACGTACACGTTTTTCAGCACCACAAAAACTGGGATGTTCTCCGCAATCTCATGACCATCGCTCTCGATGGGCAGCCTGCCTGGACCGTGATCCTTCTGGGACACCCCCTCGTTCTGCCGATCCTGGAGCAACTCCCGCACGTGGAGGAATTGCTGGCCATCAAGTCTTTCCTGCGTCCTCTGACACTTGAAGAAACCCGCGATTACGTGGAACACTGTCTCCGTCAGGCGGGTGCCACGGGCGCGATCTTCACTCCGGAGGCCCTTGAGCAGGTCGCCGACCTCTCCGGCGGTATCCCTCGCCGTATCAACAGGTTGTGCGACCTCGCTCTCCTGGTTGCTTATGCCGAAAAATCAACCCGGGTGCACGCCCATCACGTGGAAGCGGTGTTTGAAGAACTTTGCGGTATCCCCGCCCAGTGA
- a CDS encoding DeoR/GlpR family DNA-binding transcription regulator encodes MPAGHPTTTVQERRTQLLELIRSRRFATLDELAGALGVSESTIRRDLEYLEKQGDAKRIHGGALYTGSSPKLPHFETRQPMRWEQKRAIARKAVELISAGDSVLLDGGTTTYEVARLLLGMPLHVVTNSLPVANLLASDPTSDLVFVGGNVCPRTGVTQGPQADAMIASLRVRKAILSVASADEEGFFNNNLLLVETERAMMRAADEVIIVADSSKFGYRSLALLCKLEDVDYVVTDTELPEAWRERLTSAGVRLILASVAESAEEPVLRPVLDAPTQLSPVPTNKV; translated from the coding sequence ATGCCGGCAGGCCATCCAACCACCACGGTGCAGGAACGTCGGACGCAGCTTCTCGAGCTCATTCGGTCGCGTCGTTTTGCGACGCTCGACGAGCTTGCCGGCGCTCTGGGAGTATCCGAGTCCACAATCCGCCGGGATCTGGAATATCTGGAAAAGCAGGGTGATGCGAAACGGATTCATGGCGGGGCTTTGTACACGGGAAGTTCCCCCAAATTGCCCCATTTTGAAACCCGGCAGCCCATGCGGTGGGAACAGAAGCGGGCAATTGCACGAAAGGCCGTCGAGTTAATTTCGGCCGGGGATTCCGTCCTTCTTGATGGGGGAACCACAACCTACGAGGTTGCGCGGCTGTTACTGGGGATGCCGCTCCACGTGGTAACCAACTCTCTCCCCGTGGCAAATTTACTTGCTTCTGACCCCACCAGTGACCTAGTGTTTGTTGGTGGCAATGTGTGTCCCCGAACCGGGGTCACGCAGGGTCCGCAGGCCGATGCCATGATCGCCTCGCTCCGCGTCCGCAAGGCTATTTTGAGTGTGGCGTCGGCCGATGAGGAAGGGTTTTTCAACAACAACCTTTTGCTTGTGGAGACCGAGCGGGCGATGATGCGGGCGGCAGATGAGGTGATCATCGTCGCTGACAGCTCGAAGTTCGGATATCGCAGCCTTGCTCTTCTCTGCAAGCTGGAGGATGTCGATTACGTGGTGACGGATACGGAACTTCCCGAAGCATGGCGGGAAAGGCTGACATCTGCCGGGGTTCGGTTGATTCTTGCGTCGGTTGCTGAATCGGCAGAAGAGCCAGTGTTGCGCCCGGTTCTGGATGCTCCGACACAACTTTCTCCCGTTCCGACCAATAAGGTTTGA
- the pduL gene encoding phosphate propanoyltransferase: MAQAPPIDRAQVEKIVREIVVKLLGGPKERPEVVVTISARHCHLSREHIDILFGPGYELKPYKWLYQEGFYAAEETVMIVGPRRRMLPTVRVLGPPRSKTQVELAFTDAISLGIDAPVRLSGDLKGTPGCVLVGPAGSVDLKEGVIRAARHVHMNIRDAEYYGVKNGDAMCLRIESGPCTTVFENVIVRADETSKLEVHLDTDEGNAADIEHATRVELYKP, encoded by the coding sequence ATGGCACAGGCGCCTCCCATTGATCGCGCTCAGGTCGAAAAGATCGTCCGTGAGATTGTGGTGAAACTACTTGGCGGGCCGAAGGAAAGACCCGAAGTCGTGGTCACCATTTCTGCCCGGCACTGCCATCTCTCTCGGGAGCACATCGACATTCTTTTTGGCCCGGGTTACGAACTGAAGCCTTACAAATGGCTTTACCAGGAGGGTTTTTACGCGGCAGAGGAGACTGTGATGATTGTTGGTCCTCGGCGGCGGATGCTGCCGACGGTGCGGGTGCTCGGGCCTCCGCGTTCCAAGACCCAGGTGGAGCTCGCCTTTACGGACGCCATCTCGCTGGGGATTGATGCTCCGGTGCGATTGAGTGGCGATTTGAAAGGGACGCCGGGATGTGTGCTCGTGGGACCGGCGGGAAGTGTGGATCTCAAGGAGGGGGTCATTCGTGCGGCCCGACACGTGCACATGAATATCCGGGACGCTGAGTATTATGGCGTCAAGAACGGGGATGCCATGTGCCTGAGGATCGAATCTGGGCCGTGCACGACAGTGTTTGAAAACGTGATCGTGCGGGCTGATGAAACAAGTAAGCTTGAAGTCCACCTGGACACGGATGAGGGCAACGCGGCGGACATCGAGCACGCAACCCGGGTGGAGCTGTACAAACCCTGA
- a CDS encoding BMC domain-containing protein, with amino-acid sequence MAKQMEALGMIETKGFVTLVEATDAMLKAANVQFLGWDKVGSGLVSVFVTGDVAAVKAATDAGAAAAARIGEVVSVQVIPRPHDDLSTVLPGGAGKGGKTD; translated from the coding sequence ATGGCCAAACAAATGGAAGCTCTGGGAATGATTGAGACCAAGGGTTTTGTCACCCTGGTGGAAGCAACGGACGCCATGCTCAAGGCGGCGAACGTGCAGTTCTTGGGCTGGGACAAGGTCGGAAGCGGTCTGGTGAGCGTATTCGTCACCGGGGATGTCGCCGCGGTGAAGGCGGCCACCGATGCCGGTGCGGCTGCGGCAGCTCGGATCGGCGAGGTGGTCAGCGTCCAGGTCATCCCGCGACCGCACGATGACCTGTCGACGGTCCTTCCGGGAGGCGCCGGCAAGGGTGGTAAAACCGACTGA
- a CDS encoding BMC domain-containing protein, with the protein MQDAIGLIETRGLVALVQATDAMAKAANVQIVKRVQIGGGLVTTIVRGDVGSVRAAVEAGANAAAQVGELVASHIIPRPAEGVIAAYLT; encoded by the coding sequence ATGCAAGACGCAATTGGTCTGATTGAAACTCGTGGTTTGGTAGCGCTCGTTCAGGCTACAGACGCCATGGCGAAAGCGGCCAATGTGCAGATCGTCAAGCGTGTGCAGATTGGTGGTGGGTTGGTGACCACCATTGTGCGCGGCGATGTGGGCAGCGTGCGGGCTGCGGTGGAGGCCGGTGCCAACGCAGCGGCGCAGGTCGGGGAGTTGGTGGCCAGCCACATCATTCCTCGCCCGGCGGAAGGTGTGATCGCGGCCTATCTGACGTGA
- a CDS encoding acetate/propionate family kinase, with protein sequence MHILVANIGSTSFKYRLFDMQTETQIARGGVERIGAPESRCFVEIKGQRYELTAHVPDHAAAVRQCLAQLTDPQTGCLKDAREVAAIGFKAVHGGRISGVQLVTEEVLAAMEEMVPVAPAHNPPYIRAMRILRENLPEIPLVAAFETDFHSTIPDHNRFYAVPYEWAEWGVRCWGFHGASHRYIATRTAEIFGRNDLRVISCHLGGSSSVCAISGGKSVFTSMGMSPQSGLPNNNRVGDFDPFALPVIMKHTGKSLEEILNVLATQSGLLGLSGVSTDLRDIMAAAAEGNQRARLAVDVFVAAIRKYVGASLVELGGADVLVFTGGIGENQPEIRSAVCRNLSELGIVIDEEKNCTARGECEISSPAGRVRIWTIPTNEELIVARQAKALLESL encoded by the coding sequence ATGCATATCTTGGTGGCAAACATCGGAAGCACGAGCTTCAAGTACCGATTGTTCGACATGCAGACCGAGACCCAAATCGCTCGGGGCGGTGTCGAACGCATCGGAGCGCCGGAAAGTCGGTGTTTTGTGGAAATCAAGGGCCAGCGGTACGAATTGACGGCCCATGTTCCCGATCATGCCGCAGCGGTTCGCCAGTGCCTTGCCCAGCTCACCGATCCGCAGACCGGGTGTCTGAAAGACGCCCGTGAGGTAGCTGCCATCGGTTTCAAGGCTGTTCACGGAGGGCGGATCAGCGGGGTTCAACTGGTCACCGAAGAGGTGCTGGCCGCCATGGAGGAGATGGTGCCGGTCGCGCCGGCGCACAATCCTCCGTACATTCGGGCGATGCGGATTCTTCGGGAAAACCTTCCAGAGATTCCGCTGGTCGCGGCTTTTGAAACCGATTTTCACAGCACCATTCCGGATCACAACCGGTTCTACGCGGTACCCTACGAATGGGCGGAATGGGGCGTCAGGTGCTGGGGTTTTCACGGGGCCAGCCATCGCTACATCGCCACGCGGACGGCGGAAATTTTTGGACGGAACGATTTGCGGGTCATTTCCTGCCACCTCGGAGGTTCCAGTTCGGTCTGCGCCATCTCCGGTGGAAAAAGCGTCTTCACGAGTATGGGGATGAGTCCCCAGTCGGGGCTCCCCAACAATAACCGGGTCGGTGATTTCGACCCATTCGCGCTCCCCGTCATCATGAAACACACCGGGAAGTCCCTGGAGGAGATTCTCAACGTGCTGGCCACGCAGAGTGGTCTGCTGGGACTGAGCGGCGTGAGCACCGATCTGCGCGACATCATGGCGGCGGCTGCGGAAGGCAATCAACGTGCCCGACTGGCGGTGGACGTGTTCGTGGCGGCCATCCGCAAATATGTCGGTGCCTCTCTGGTGGAACTGGGCGGGGCCGACGTCCTGGTGTTCACGGGGGGCATCGGTGAAAACCAGCCGGAAATCCGCTCCGCAGTGTGCCGCAATCTGAGCGAATTGGGGATCGTGATCGACGAAGAAAAGAATTGCACGGCGCGCGGAGAATGCGAAATCAGTTCGCCGGCGGGTCGGGTCCGAATTTGGACCATCCCCACCAATGAAGAGTTGATCGTCGCCCGACAAGCAAAGGCCCTTTTAGAGTCACTGTAA
- a CDS encoding EutN/CcmL family microcompartment protein has protein sequence MFLAKVTGSLVSTQKVDSMVGRKLLLVEPYRVDPQTRSTLVATGRTFVAVDTVGAGEGEMVLIVQGSSARLTPETKNLPVDTVIIGIVDHVHVGQRCIYSKQPESPESQA, from the coding sequence ATGTTCTTAGCAAAGGTTACAGGGTCACTGGTTTCCACGCAGAAGGTGGACTCGATGGTGGGTCGCAAACTCCTTCTCGTGGAGCCGTATCGTGTGGATCCGCAAACGCGGAGCACGCTCGTGGCGACCGGCCGAACGTTCGTGGCGGTGGACACGGTGGGGGCGGGCGAGGGAGAAATGGTCCTCATTGTTCAGGGCTCCAGTGCCCGGCTCACGCCGGAGACCAAAAACCTTCCCGTGGACACCGTCATCATCGGGATCGTCGATCACGTCCATGTTGGGCAGCGCTGTATTTACAGCAAGCAACCGGAATCACCGGAATCCCAGGCGTAG